In the Breoghania sp. genome, GGATTCGGACCGGGCAAGAGCCCCGGTCACACGGAGCCGGGTTCTCGACCCGCCTCGATGCAGGAGACGTTTGATGCGTGAAGTGAAGCCGGAATGGGTTGCCGCCGACTGGGGCACCTCTCACCTCAGGGTGTGGGCAATGCGGGGGAGCGAGGTTCTTGCTTCCGCCGATGCGCCGGACGGCATGGGCAAGCTCGCTCGCGATGAATTCGAACCCGCCCTGTTGCGCCTGATCGGTGACTGGATCGGCGATACGCCCTTGCCGGTCATCGCCTGCGGAATGGTCGGCGCGCGCCAGGGCTGGCAGGAAGCGCCCTATCGCATGGTGCCTTGCGCCCCGGTCGCGACCGGGGAAACCATGAAGGTGGACACCCGGGACCCGCGTATTGCCGTGGAGATCGTTCCCGGCCTTGCGCAGGACGCCCCCGCCGATGTCATCCGCGGAGAAGAAGTGCAGATCGCGGGTTTCCTGGCCGAGACACCCGATTTCGACGGCGTTCTCATCATGCCTGGCACCCATTCAAAGCGCGTACGGATCGCGGACGGCAAAGTCCTCTCCTTCGCGACCGCGATGACGGGCGAACTGTTCGAGCTTCTTTCGACCGCCTCCGTCCTGCGGCACGGCATGACGGGCGACGACTGGGACGATGCGGCTTTCCAAGGCGGTGTCAGGGACGGTCTGGCGGGCGTGGCCTTCGAACGCCTCTTCCCCCTGCGCGCTCAGGGTCTGCTGCATGGCTTGTCGGCAGGCGCGGCGCGCGCGCGACTTTCCGGCCTTCTCATCGGCGCGGAAGCGCGCGCCATCGCAGATTGCGAACGCGTGGTGCTGATCGGCGCCGCGAAGCTTTGCGCGCTTTACAAAACAGCATTGGAAATGGCCGGCAAGACCGTGGGGGTGGCGGATGGCAGCCGCCTCGTGCGAAACGGTCTGGTGGCCCTATGGCAGAAAGGTGCAGCACAAAAATGAGCAACGGACTGATCGCGATCTTGCGCGGCATCACGCCGGAAGAGGTTATCCCGGTGGGCGACGCGCTCGTTTCCGCAGGCATTCGCACCATCGAGGTTCCGCTGAATTCGCCACGGCCGCTGGAATCCATCGGACTGCTCGCCCGCTATTTCGAAACTGACGACCGTGTGCAGATCGGCGCAGGCACCGTTCTCACCCGACAGGACGTGCGTGCCGTTCATGGCGCGGGCGGACGACTGATCGTCTCGCCGAATTTCGATGTTGAAGTGGTTGAGGAAACCGTTTCGCTGCGCATGGCATCCTGGCCCGGCGTCTTCACGCCGAGCGAGGCCTTCGGCGCCCTCAAGGCCGGGGCCACGGGCCTCAAGATCTTCCCCGCATCCATCATGGGGCCTTCCGGCCTCAAGGCCATTCGGGCCGTTCTTCCCAAGGACACGCTCGTCTATGCGGTTGGCGGCGCGGGTCCCGAAAATTTCAAGACCTGGATCGATGCGGGCGCCAACGGGTTCGGCATTGGAGCCGCGCTCTACAAGCCGGGCCGGTCAGCTGAAGCGGTCGGCGAAATCGCCCGGCGCTGTGTCGCCTCTTTGCTGGTCGCGCAGGCGCACTGAACCAGCCGATAACGCGCCCGGACTGAAGCACCGACCGGCCACGCGCAGCCTTCTCAAAGCGAAAGAAGGAAGCGCGTGGCCGTGCGGCACAACGTTCCGGCGCCCAATCAAGACGCTGCAATCATTCTCCCCGCTTGCGTTCTGACGCAAGGTTTCGCCCCCCACATCGCGCGAAAAGCTCTTTTCCGCGCACAGGATCTCTCTTTCGCCAACAAGAAACGCGACGACGGCGAAACGAGACTGGTATCGCGGGGGCCGGTGACGCTAATCTCCAGCACAAGACGATCCGTCATTTGAATATCGGATCAAAAGAACAAGGGCTTTTGCCGTGCGGGAGGTGCGCGACAATCGATCCCTAGGGCAAATCGGGAGGATCCACATGAGCGACATCGCATTCATCGGCCTTGGAAACATGGGCCTGCCCATGGCCATCAATCTGGTCAAGGCAGGCCACAGCGTCACGGCCTTCGATACGGTGGCCGACGCCGTTGCAAAGGCTGAGGCCGAAGGCATCAAGGCGGCACCGGATGCAGCCTCTGCCGTGGCGGACGCACAATTCATCATCACCATGCTTCCGAGCGGCCCGATCGTGCTGAAGGTTTTTGAGGCGGTCGTTCCGGCGGCGAAGTCCGGTGCCGTGCTGATCGATTGCTCGACGATCGACGTGGAAAGCGCGCGCAAGGCTCATGCGATGTGCGATGCCGCGGGCCTCTTGTCGCTCGATGCGCCCGTCTCCGGTGGCACCGGTGGTGCGGCGGCGGGAACGCTGACATTCATGGCAGGCGGAAAGCGCGAGGCCTTCGACAAGGCGAGCCCGATCCTCGACGTGATGGGCGGCAAACTGGTCTATTGCGGCGGAGGCGGAGCCGGTCAGGCCGCCAAGATCTGCAACAACATGCTGCTTGGCATATCCATGATCGGGGCCTGCGAAGCCTTCGCTCTGGCCGAAAAGCTCGGCCTTGAGGCACAGGCCGCCTTCGATGTCATCTCCACGTCATCAGGCTATTGCTGGTCGGTCAACACCTATTGCCCGGTGCCCGGTGTTGGCCCGCAAAGCCCCGCCGACAATGGCTACAAACCCGGCTTTGCGACGGAGCTCATGCTGAAGGATCTGGGGCTTTCGCAACAGGCCGCCGACGGCGCGGGGCAGGCTACACCGATGGGCGCGCGGGCTCAGGAGCTTTATGCCCGGTTTCTTGAACACGGTGGCAAGGGCAAGGATTTTTCAGGCATGATTGAATACCTGAAGACGGCTGCGCGCTAGCTGGCTCACGGCACACAT is a window encoding:
- a CDS encoding 2-dehydro-3-deoxygalactonokinase produces the protein MREVKPEWVAADWGTSHLRVWAMRGSEVLASADAPDGMGKLARDEFEPALLRLIGDWIGDTPLPVIACGMVGARQGWQEAPYRMVPCAPVATGETMKVDTRDPRIAVEIVPGLAQDAPADVIRGEEVQIAGFLAETPDFDGVLIMPGTHSKRVRIADGKVLSFATAMTGELFELLSTASVLRHGMTGDDWDDAAFQGGVRDGLAGVAFERLFPLRAQGLLHGLSAGAARARLSGLLIGAEARAIADCERVVLIGAAKLCALYKTALEMAGKTVGVADGSRLVRNGLVALWQKGAAQK
- a CDS encoding 2-dehydro-3-deoxy-6-phosphogalactonate aldolase yields the protein MSNGLIAILRGITPEEVIPVGDALVSAGIRTIEVPLNSPRPLESIGLLARYFETDDRVQIGAGTVLTRQDVRAVHGAGGRLIVSPNFDVEVVEETVSLRMASWPGVFTPSEAFGALKAGATGLKIFPASIMGPSGLKAIRAVLPKDTLVYAVGGAGPENFKTWIDAGANGFGIGAALYKPGRSAEAVGEIARRCVASLLVAQAH
- the mmsB gene encoding 3-hydroxyisobutyrate dehydrogenase, with translation MSDIAFIGLGNMGLPMAINLVKAGHSVTAFDTVADAVAKAEAEGIKAAPDAASAVADAQFIITMLPSGPIVLKVFEAVVPAAKSGAVLIDCSTIDVESARKAHAMCDAAGLLSLDAPVSGGTGGAAAGTLTFMAGGKREAFDKASPILDVMGGKLVYCGGGGAGQAAKICNNMLLGISMIGACEAFALAEKLGLEAQAAFDVISTSSGYCWSVNTYCPVPGVGPQSPADNGYKPGFATELMLKDLGLSQQAADGAGQATPMGARAQELYARFLEHGGKGKDFSGMIEYLKTAAR